The proteins below come from a single Afipia felis ATCC 53690 genomic window:
- a CDS encoding efflux RND transporter periplasmic adaptor subunit, with amino-acid sequence MTNRIVAIACLIVGSAFLSGCDDPAPAVAKSAPPEVSIVRVKPEPFTVVRELPGRIASVRVAEVRPRVSGIIVERLFRQGSDVEAGDVLYKIDPRPFEVEVMAQEAAQAKAEAVLDQAAKQAHRIATLASQHVASEAENEKTIAARRQAEADLAARKAEVARAKLNLDYATIRAPIKGRIGAALVSEGALVTANDTTNLATIRQLDPIYADFTQSAGDLIKLREALDRGDLEQVSEGAAKVRLIVDGRKYPLDGKLLFSEAKVDASTGQVTLRGEFPNPNGELLPGMYVRVLLDQGVDTDAIAIPEQAVQRGANGSSEVYVVKPDGRVAKQPIRTTDLQDGKWLVSEGLKAGDHVVVEGFQKFVAGDVVTPVPADGTKVSAEAASQPTFN; translated from the coding sequence ATGACGAATCGCATCGTCGCAATCGCCTGTCTGATCGTTGGAAGTGCCTTCTTGAGCGGTTGTGACGATCCCGCGCCAGCGGTGGCCAAAAGCGCGCCGCCCGAAGTCTCCATCGTACGCGTGAAGCCGGAGCCGTTTACGGTGGTCCGCGAGCTTCCGGGTCGCATCGCTTCGGTGCGCGTCGCGGAAGTGCGCCCGCGCGTATCCGGAATCATCGTGGAGCGGTTGTTCCGGCAGGGCAGCGACGTCGAAGCGGGCGACGTACTCTATAAGATTGATCCTCGACCGTTCGAGGTCGAGGTCATGGCGCAGGAAGCGGCACAAGCCAAGGCCGAGGCCGTGCTCGACCAAGCCGCCAAGCAGGCGCATCGTATTGCGACGTTGGCCTCGCAGCATGTCGCTTCCGAGGCAGAGAATGAAAAGACCATCGCAGCCAGGCGTCAGGCGGAGGCGGACCTTGCCGCACGCAAGGCCGAGGTCGCACGCGCGAAACTCAATCTCGACTATGCAACCATCCGTGCGCCGATCAAGGGCCGGATCGGCGCGGCGCTGGTGAGCGAAGGCGCGCTCGTCACCGCCAACGATACCACCAATCTCGCCACCATCCGGCAGTTGGACCCGATCTACGCCGACTTCACCCAATCGGCCGGCGATCTGATCAAGCTGCGCGAAGCGCTCGACCGAGGCGATCTTGAGCAGGTGAGCGAGGGCGCGGCCAAGGTCCGGCTGATCGTCGACGGCCGGAAGTATCCGCTCGATGGTAAGCTTCTCTTCTCCGAGGCCAAGGTGGATGCCAGCACCGGACAGGTGACGTTGCGCGGCGAATTCCCAAACCCGAATGGCGAATTGCTGCCAGGCATGTACGTGCGTGTCCTGCTCGATCAGGGCGTCGATACCGACGCGATCGCGATTCCCGAGCAGGCTGTTCAACGCGGCGCGAACGGCAGCAGCGAAGTCTATGTCGTGAAGCCCGACGGTCGCGTTGCGAAGCAGCCGATCCGCACTACCGATCTGCAGGACGGCAAATGGCTGGTGAGCGAGGGCCTGAAAGCTGGCGACCATGTGGTGGTCGAAGGCTTCCAGAAATTTGTCGCGGGTGACGTGGTGACGCCGGTTCCGGCCGACGGCACGAAGGTGAGCGCTGAAGCGGCTTCGCAGCCGACATTCAACTAG
- a CDS encoding multidrug efflux RND transporter permease subunit — protein sequence MPAFFIERPIFAWVVALFICLIGAISIPWLAVAQYPIIAPPSISISTSYPGASPEELYNSVTRPIEEELNGASGILNFESTSDSLGQVEIIANFQPGTDTTTASVDVQNRIKRVEARLPPTVIQQGILVEEASSAVLQIITLRSTDGSLDEVGLGDFMVRNVVGEIRRIPGVGRATLYSTEQSLRIWVDPEKLVGFNLTSDDVTKAITAQNAQVASGSLGAEPAVSGQKVSALVLVKGQLSTPDEFGSIVLRANADGSIVRLRDVARIEIGGMGYQFTTRLNGKPTAGLSVMLAPSGNALATAAAVKAKMEDLSKFFPANVAYDIPYDITPVVKAAIEKVLHTLIEAVVLVFFVMFLFLQNIRYTLIPTIVVPVALLGACATLLLAGYSINMLTLFAMVMAIGILVDDAIVVVENVERIMTEEGLPPKEATRKAMTQITGAIVGITLVLMAVFVPMAFFPGSVGIIYRQFSITMVAAIGFSALMALSLTPALCATLLKPAKGGHGAPKKGIFRWFNDTLDASRGHYVKTVGWSLKRKGRVMLVYLALVGGVAFAFSRMPGGFLPIDDQGFITVDVQTPSDSSFARTKAAVERVEKYLETRAGIQDVTFLTGFSFLGQGINTAQAFITLKDWSERGAKDSAEAIVNDINAHMGNVRDAKITAQQPPPIDNLGNSSGFSFRLQDRGQKGYIALLEAARKLVTDANASPILQKVYVEGLPEGPVVNLMVDREKASAFGVSFADVNNTISTNLGSAYINNFPNKGRMQRVIVQADAMDRMNPADILKYNVKNSSGDLVPLSSFASIQWGKGPSQIVGFNYYPSVRISGEARAGYTSGDAITEMERLAGLLPRGFGYEWSGQSLQEKLSGSQAPLLLALSILVVFLCLAALYESWTIPAAVLLTIPLGVFGSVLASSMRGLPNGVYFTVGLITIIGLAAKDAILIIEFAKDLREQGKSLLAATMEACSLRFRPILMTGFAFVCGVLPMVVAQGAGSLSQQALGTGVMGGMIAVVILALLMVPVFFVFIQGLFSKSPEGVRDDAKASPETAAMSSPQPHP from the coding sequence ATGCCAGCCTTTTTCATTGAACGCCCGATTTTCGCATGGGTGGTCGCGCTTTTCATCTGTTTGATCGGCGCGATCTCCATTCCTTGGCTTGCGGTCGCGCAGTATCCCATCATTGCGCCGCCGTCGATCTCGATCAGCACGAGCTATCCCGGTGCCTCGCCGGAGGAGCTTTACAACAGCGTCACGCGGCCGATCGAAGAAGAACTCAACGGCGCATCCGGCATCCTGAATTTCGAATCCACCAGCGACTCGCTCGGACAGGTGGAGATCATCGCGAACTTCCAGCCGGGAACGGATACCACGACGGCATCCGTCGACGTCCAGAACCGCATCAAGCGCGTCGAGGCGCGATTGCCGCCGACGGTGATCCAGCAGGGAATTCTTGTCGAGGAAGCCTCGAGCGCGGTGCTTCAGATCATCACCCTGCGCTCGACCGACGGTAGCCTCGACGAGGTTGGGCTCGGTGACTTCATGGTCCGGAACGTCGTCGGTGAGATCCGCCGCATTCCGGGTGTCGGCCGCGCCACGCTGTATTCGACCGAGCAATCGCTACGCATCTGGGTCGATCCGGAAAAGCTGGTTGGTTTCAATCTGACCTCTGATGACGTGACCAAGGCCATCACGGCACAGAACGCGCAGGTCGCTTCCGGCAGCCTCGGCGCTGAGCCCGCTGTGTCCGGCCAGAAAGTCTCGGCGCTCGTTCTGGTCAAGGGGCAGCTCAGTACGCCGGACGAATTCGGCTCCATCGTGCTGCGCGCGAATGCTGATGGCTCGATCGTACGGCTGCGCGATGTCGCCCGCATCGAGATCGGCGGGATGGGCTATCAGTTCACCACGCGCTTGAACGGCAAGCCGACGGCGGGCCTGTCGGTGATGCTGGCGCCGAGCGGCAACGCGCTCGCGACCGCGGCGGCGGTGAAGGCAAAGATGGAGGATTTGTCGAAATTCTTCCCGGCCAACGTCGCTTATGACATTCCCTACGACATCACACCTGTGGTCAAGGCGGCTATCGAGAAGGTGTTGCACACGCTGATCGAAGCCGTGGTGCTGGTGTTCTTCGTGATGTTCCTGTTTCTGCAGAACATTCGCTACACGTTGATCCCGACCATCGTGGTGCCCGTTGCATTGCTCGGCGCGTGCGCGACGCTGTTGCTGGCTGGCTATTCAATCAACATGCTGACGCTATTCGCCATGGTGATGGCGATCGGCATTCTTGTGGACGATGCCATCGTCGTCGTCGAGAACGTCGAACGCATCATGACCGAGGAGGGGCTACCGCCGAAGGAGGCGACCCGCAAGGCGATGACGCAGATCACAGGCGCCATCGTCGGCATCACGCTGGTGCTGATGGCGGTGTTCGTACCGATGGCGTTCTTCCCCGGATCGGTCGGCATCATCTACCGGCAGTTCTCGATCACGATGGTTGCGGCGATCGGCTTCTCGGCCCTGATGGCGCTATCGCTCACGCCGGCGCTGTGCGCGACTCTGCTGAAGCCTGCGAAGGGTGGCCACGGTGCGCCGAAGAAGGGTATCTTCCGCTGGTTCAACGATACGCTGGATGCTTCGCGCGGTCATTACGTCAAGACTGTGGGCTGGTCGTTGAAGCGTAAGGGCCGCGTGATGCTGGTCTATCTGGCGCTTGTGGGCGGCGTGGCGTTCGCGTTCTCGCGGATGCCGGGTGGCTTTTTGCCCATCGATGATCAGGGTTTCATCACGGTGGATGTGCAGACGCCGTCGGATTCGTCGTTCGCGCGTACCAAGGCGGCCGTTGAGCGCGTCGAGAAATATCTGGAGACCCGCGCTGGAATCCAAGATGTGACCTTTCTGACAGGATTCAGCTTCCTTGGGCAGGGCATCAACACAGCGCAGGCTTTTATCACGCTGAAGGATTGGTCGGAGCGCGGAGCGAAGGATTCGGCGGAGGCTATCGTCAACGACATCAACGCGCATATGGGAAATGTGCGCGACGCGAAGATCACCGCGCAGCAACCCCCGCCGATCGACAATCTCGGCAATTCCAGCGGCTTCAGTTTCCGCCTGCAGGATCGTGGGCAGAAGGGATATATCGCGCTGCTCGAGGCCGCGAGGAAACTCGTCACCGACGCCAACGCAAGCCCGATCCTGCAGAAAGTCTATGTTGAGGGACTGCCTGAGGGACCGGTCGTCAATCTCATGGTGGATCGCGAGAAAGCGAGCGCCTTCGGCGTTTCCTTCGCTGACGTCAACAACACGATTTCTACCAATCTCGGTTCGGCCTACATCAACAATTTCCCGAACAAGGGACGGATGCAGCGCGTGATTGTGCAGGCAGATGCGATGGATCGCATGAACCCCGCCGATATTCTCAAGTATAACGTCAAGAATAGCAGCGGCGATCTGGTGCCGCTGTCGTCATTCGCCAGCATCCAATGGGGCAAGGGGCCTTCGCAGATCGTCGGCTTCAATTATTACCCCTCGGTCCGCATCAGCGGCGAAGCGCGTGCGGGCTATACCAGCGGTGACGCCATCACCGAGATGGAACGTCTGGCCGGGCTTCTGCCCCGCGGCTTTGGTTACGAGTGGAGCGGCCAGTCGTTGCAGGAGAAACTCTCCGGCTCGCAGGCGCCGCTGTTGCTGGCGCTGTCGATCCTGGTCGTCTTCCTGTGTCTTGCCGCGCTCTATGAGAGTTGGACCATTCCGGCGGCGGTGCTTCTGACCATTCCGCTCGGCGTATTCGGATCGGTGCTTGCCTCGTCGATGCGGGGATTGCCGAACGGCGTCTACTTCACCGTCGGCCTCATTACGATTATTGGCCTCGCGGCGAAGGATGCGATCCTCATTATCGAGTTCGCCAAGGATCTTCGCGAGCAGGGCAAATCTCTTTTGGCCGCGACGATGGAAGCCTGCAGCCTGCGCTTCCGTCCGATCCTGATGACCGGCTTTGCATTCGTATGCGGCGTGCTGCCGATGGTTGTCGCGCAGGGGGCGGGCAGCCTCAGTCAGCAGGCGCTCGGAACTGGCGTTATGGGCGGTATGATCGCCGTGGTCATTCTCGCTCTGTTGATGGTGCCGGTCTTCTTCGTCTTCATACAGGGACTGTTTTCAAAGTCCCCGGAAGGCGTGCGAGACGATGCCAAGGCGTCGCCCGAGACTGCCGCGATGTCCTCGCCTCAGCCTCATCCCTGA
- a CDS encoding cation diffusion facilitator family transporter, producing the protein MGTSLKLAAGSIVVGCLVLALKYAAYYVTGSVALYSDALESILNVATAVAAFIAVRVSATPPDANHPYGHQKAEYLSAIAEGVLILAAALAIFYAAYRGFLQPRPLEAPLKGLLINAAASSINAAWYFILLKAGKRLRSPALIADAKHLWTDVVTSAGVLVGVALVWLTNQPFLDPLIAAMVAVNILWAGWKLMRSSVGGLMDEVVPEETLAKIREIISSHAEGALEAHDLRTRQAGRAIFIDFHLVVPGNMTVSESHMLCDKIEAALRKEISDIMISIHVEPEEKAKHPGGVPVVG; encoded by the coding sequence ATGGGCACATCCCTTAAATTAGCAGCCGGCAGCATTGTGGTCGGCTGTCTCGTGCTGGCGTTGAAATACGCTGCTTATTACGTCACCGGCAGCGTGGCGCTCTATTCGGATGCCCTGGAGAGCATCCTCAACGTCGCGACCGCGGTGGCTGCTTTCATCGCGGTGCGCGTCAGCGCAACGCCGCCCGACGCCAATCATCCCTACGGTCACCAGAAGGCCGAATATCTATCTGCCATTGCGGAAGGCGTTCTGATCCTCGCTGCCGCACTGGCGATTTTCTACGCAGCCTATCGCGGATTCCTTCAGCCCAGACCGCTTGAGGCGCCCCTCAAGGGATTGCTTATCAATGCGGCAGCAAGCAGCATCAATGCGGCGTGGTATTTCATTCTGCTCAAGGCAGGAAAAAGGCTCCGCTCTCCGGCTCTGATCGCCGACGCCAAACATCTATGGACCGACGTTGTCACTTCAGCCGGCGTTCTCGTCGGTGTTGCACTGGTGTGGCTGACCAATCAGCCGTTTCTGGACCCGCTTATTGCCGCAATGGTCGCAGTCAACATCCTGTGGGCTGGGTGGAAGCTGATGCGGTCCTCCGTCGGCGGGTTGATGGATGAAGTCGTACCGGAAGAAACGCTCGCCAAGATCCGAGAGATCATTTCCTCTCACGCCGAAGGCGCGCTCGAGGCGCACGACCTCCGCACCCGTCAGGCGGGCCGTGCGATCTTCATCGACTTCCATCTCGTCGTTCCGGGCAACATGACGGTCTCGGAATCACACATGCTGTGCGACAAGATCGAGGCCGCGCTGCGGAAAGAGATTTCCGACATCATGATCTCGATTCATGTCGAGCCCGAAGAAAAAGCCAAGCATCCTGGCGGCGTGCCGGTCGTCGGATAG